The Rhodocytophaga rosea genome has a segment encoding these proteins:
- a CDS encoding gamma-glutamyltransferase family protein encodes MQLLKMVENFDLKEKGWQTTQTVHLMAEAERRVYADRATHLGDPDYYKVPVKDLLNEQYLSQRTTSINPDRATPSQEIKAGTFAYQESNETTHFSIVDRFGNAVAITTTLNGGYGSNTIVKEAGFLLNNEMDDFSIKPGTPNMYGLVGGKANAIAPGKRMLSSMTPTIIEKKGKLYMVVGTPGGSTIITSVFQTILNVIEHGMTMQEAVNAKRFHHQWLPDQITTEKDGFDPATKSALAAKGHQIIEISAIGRVDAILIKGKRKMEGGADPRGDDTAIGY; translated from the coding sequence ATGCAACTGTTGAAAATGGTAGAAAATTTTGATTTGAAGGAAAAAGGATGGCAAACCACTCAAACTGTACATCTAATGGCCGAAGCCGAAAGAAGAGTATACGCTGACCGGGCTACCCATCTGGGCGATCCGGATTATTATAAGGTTCCGGTGAAAGATTTGCTGAATGAACAATATTTATCCCAGCGGACTACTTCCATTAATCCAGACCGTGCTACCCCTTCGCAGGAAATCAAAGCAGGCACATTTGCCTACCAGGAAAGTAATGAAACGACTCACTTTTCCATTGTAGATAGATTCGGAAATGCAGTTGCCATCACTACAACATTAAACGGAGGATATGGTTCAAATACAATAGTAAAAGAAGCCGGTTTCCTGCTCAACAATGAAATGGACGATTTCAGCATCAAACCTGGAACACCCAACATGTATGGGCTGGTAGGCGGAAAAGCCAATGCCATTGCACCTGGCAAACGTATGCTTTCTTCCATGACACCTACCATTATAGAAAAGAAAGGCAAGCTGTATATGGTTGTAGGTACGCCTGGCGGCTCCACTATCATCACTTCCGTTTTCCAGACCATTCTGAATGTTATCGAACACGGCATGACAATGCAGGAAGCAGTAAATGCCAAACGTTTCCATCACCAGTGGCTACCTGATCAGATCACCACAGAAAAAGACGGTTTTGACCCTGCCACTAAATCAGCTTTGGCAGCAAAAGGACATCAGATTATAGAAATCAGTGCCATTGGCCGGGTGGATGCTATTCTGATAAAGGGCAAACGAAAAATGGAAGGAGGCGCTGATCCCAGAGGCGATGATACTGCCATAGGGTATTAA
- a CDS encoding RNA polymerase sigma factor, with translation MEDQALLEKFRDPETRNYAFNLLVRKYQQKVYWHIRKMVIDHDDANDLTQETFIKAWKGLSTFREDAQLYTWLYRIATNECLNFLNKKKRRFFLPIVDVQAELIAKLDTDELISGDEIQLKLQKALLTLPDKQRLVFNMKYFDEMKYEDISTVLGTSVGALKASYHLAVKKIEDYLNKD, from the coding sequence TTGGAAGATCAGGCACTTTTAGAAAAATTCAGGGACCCGGAAACCAGAAATTATGCATTTAATCTTTTGGTACGCAAGTATCAACAGAAGGTGTACTGGCATATTCGCAAAATGGTAATAGACCACGATGATGCCAATGACCTTACCCAGGAAACATTTATCAAAGCCTGGAAAGGACTTTCTACTTTCAGGGAAGATGCCCAATTATATACCTGGCTCTACCGGATAGCTACGAATGAATGCCTGAATTTTCTGAACAAAAAGAAGCGACGCTTTTTTCTGCCCATTGTAGATGTACAGGCAGAACTGATCGCCAAACTCGATACCGATGAACTGATCAGCGGGGATGAAATTCAACTCAAGCTTCAAAAAGCCCTGCTGACTTTACCAGATAAGCAACGTCTGGTGTTTAACATGAAATATTTTGATGAAATGAAATATGAAGACATATCTACTGTATTGGGTACATCAGTTGGCGCATTGAAGGCATCCTATCACCTGGCTGTAAAAAAAATAGAAGATTATTTAAATAAGGATTAA
- a CDS encoding cystathionine beta-synthase encodes MYYNSIIETIGNTPLVKLNKVTKGIKGTVLAKVEYFNPGNSVKDRMAVKMIDDAEKSGKLKPGGTIIEGTSGNTGMGLALTAIAKGYKCIFTVSDKQSQEKINILRAVGAEVIVCPTNVAPEDPRSYYSVAKRLSHEIPNSIYPNQYDNLSNTAAHYETTGPEIWEQTEGKITHYACGVGTGGTMCGVSKYLKEKNPQVFALGLDTYGSVFKKYKETGVFDENEIFPYMTEGIGEDILPKNVDFSLIDAFIKVTDKDAAVMTRRLAREEGLFVGWSCGSAVFGALEYAREHLKEGDVMVIILPDHGTRYLNKIYNDTWMKDHGFLESRDFATAKDIIQSKNGSDRLLTIEKNMRVSDAVRLLHKEGISQIPVTDEEHIVGSLTDSKILGQLIENPEIKDQPVSQLMDPPFKFVGMDNTLDVLSSLIDRENKALLVRDERNKIHIITQADLLMAMTS; translated from the coding sequence ATGTATTACAATTCCATTATAGAAACAATCGGTAATACGCCGCTTGTCAAATTAAACAAAGTTACCAAAGGCATAAAAGGCACTGTTCTGGCCAAGGTAGAATATTTTAATCCTGGAAACTCAGTAAAAGACCGGATGGCGGTGAAAATGATTGACGATGCTGAAAAATCAGGTAAGTTGAAACCCGGAGGAACCATCATCGAAGGTACTTCCGGAAACACCGGTATGGGACTTGCCCTCACTGCCATTGCAAAAGGCTATAAATGTATTTTTACCGTATCGGATAAGCAGTCGCAGGAAAAAATTAACATTCTGAGAGCTGTTGGCGCAGAGGTAATTGTTTGCCCTACCAACGTAGCGCCTGAAGATCCCCGTTCTTATTACTCAGTTGCCAAACGTTTGAGCCATGAGATTCCTAATTCTATTTATCCTAATCAATACGATAATCTTTCGAATACGGCTGCTCACTACGAAACAACAGGTCCTGAAATATGGGAACAAACGGAAGGTAAAATTACGCATTATGCCTGTGGAGTAGGAACCGGTGGAACCATGTGTGGGGTTTCGAAATACCTGAAAGAGAAGAATCCGCAGGTATTTGCCTTGGGATTAGATACCTATGGTTCTGTATTTAAAAAATATAAGGAAACCGGCGTCTTTGATGAAAATGAAATTTTTCCTTATATGACCGAAGGAATAGGAGAAGATATACTGCCCAAAAATGTGGATTTCAGCCTCATAGATGCTTTCATTAAAGTAACGGATAAAGATGCGGCTGTTATGACCAGAAGACTGGCCAGGGAAGAAGGTTTATTTGTTGGCTGGTCTTGCGGTTCTGCCGTATTTGGTGCCCTGGAGTACGCCCGGGAGCATTTGAAAGAAGGTGATGTGATGGTAATTATCCTGCCTGACCATGGTACCCGGTATCTGAATAAAATCTACAATGATACCTGGATGAAAGACCACGGTTTTCTGGAATCCAGGGATTTTGCTACAGCCAAAGATATTATCCAGAGTAAAAACGGCAGCGACCGCCTCCTTACAATCGAGAAAAATATGAGAGTGAGCGATGCGGTACGCTTACTACATAAAGAAGGTATTTCCCAGATTCCGGTTACCGATGAGGAGCATATAGTAGGTAGCCTGACAGATTCTAAAATCCTGGGCCAATTGATCGAGAATCCGGAAATTAAAGACCAGCCAGTGAGCCAGCTGATGGACCCTCCATTTAAGTTTGTAGGCATGGATAATACCCTCGATGTACTCTCTTCGCTGATTGACCGGGAGAATAAGGCTTTGCTTGTACGGGATGAACGCAATAAAATACATATTATTACCCAGGCAGATCTACTTATGGCTATGACGAGTTAA
- a CDS encoding calcium:proton antiporter encodes MKFKLPLPLWTIVLPIIAWLLYFGKPSPLGTVYFLLLAFALIGAVMAAVHHAEVVAHRVGEPYGTLVLAIAITVIEVSLIVSLMLAGGTETAALARDTVFAAIMIILTGIIGICLLIGGIHYKEQVFGGFGVSAALITLTAISVLTLILPNYTTSVIGPVYSNSQLIFVAMVSLVLYGAFVLIQTGRHRDYFLPPDAEVSEEVHAAPPTIKATILSVVLLIICLGAVVLIAKALAPTIESGVVELGAPKSIVGVIVALVILLPEGLAAFRAARKNRLQTSLNLALGSALASIGLSIPAVAIVSIVTDLTITLGIDTKSIVLLLLSLFTIVISFGTGRTNVLQGVVLIVIFAVYLFTTIVP; translated from the coding sequence ATGAAATTTAAGCTACCGCTTCCATTATGGACAATTGTTTTACCTATTATAGCCTGGCTGCTTTATTTTGGAAAACCCTCACCCTTAGGAACAGTTTATTTTTTATTGCTGGCTTTTGCACTCATTGGTGCAGTGATGGCGGCTGTTCATCATGCAGAAGTTGTTGCTCACCGGGTAGGCGAACCTTATGGTACCTTAGTATTGGCAATTGCAATTACAGTCATTGAAGTGTCATTGATCGTATCATTGATGCTGGCGGGTGGTACCGAAACTGCTGCCCTTGCCCGGGATACTGTTTTTGCTGCTATTATGATCATTCTTACAGGAATTATTGGGATATGCCTGTTAATAGGAGGGATTCACTACAAAGAGCAGGTATTTGGTGGATTTGGTGTAAGTGCTGCCCTCATTACACTCACAGCCATTTCAGTACTTACTCTTATACTCCCCAATTATACAACTAGTGTGATAGGACCGGTTTACAGCAATAGCCAGTTAATTTTCGTTGCAATGGTTTCTTTGGTGTTATATGGGGCTTTTGTACTGATACAAACTGGTAGGCACCGTGACTATTTTTTGCCTCCGGATGCAGAAGTTTCAGAGGAAGTACATGCTGCGCCTCCAACGATCAAAGCCACTATTTTGAGTGTAGTTTTGTTAATAATCTGCTTAGGTGCTGTTGTTCTGATTGCCAAAGCACTCGCACCAACCATTGAAAGTGGAGTGGTTGAATTAGGGGCTCCAAAGTCTATAGTAGGAGTTATTGTCGCACTCGTAATTTTGTTGCCCGAAGGATTAGCCGCCTTTAGGGCTGCACGAAAAAACCGCCTGCAAACCAGTCTTAACCTTGCCTTAGGTTCTGCCCTTGCCAGTATTGGCCTATCTATACCTGCGGTAGCTATTGTTTCTATAGTAACAGACCTGACTATTACACTTGGCATTGATACAAAGTCAATTGTTTTACTGCTATTATCTTTATTTACGATTGTGATCTCTTTTGGGACTGGCCGCACGAATGTGCTACAAGGAGTCGTATTAATCGTGATATTTGCGGTTTACTTATTTACTACAATTGTCCCCTAA
- the plsY gene encoding glycerol-3-phosphate 1-O-acyltransferase PlsY codes for MNVVLIICGALMAYMIGSLPTSVWLGEAYFGIDVRNFGSGNAGATNTFRVLGRRAGIVVMLVDIFKGWTATSLALILYYLDAIYFEEVNQLKLLFGILAVAGHIFPVYVNFKGGKGVATLFGMALSIHLEASLLCVLIFLIVLFTSKYVSLGSMIATLAFPILLLMPRFNPEEPLLIIFGFVLFAIVVLTHQKNIVRLINGEESRTNIRLKRK; via the coding sequence ATGAATGTAGTTCTGATTATTTGCGGTGCATTAATGGCTTACATGATAGGCTCCCTTCCTACTTCGGTATGGCTCGGCGAAGCTTATTTTGGCATAGATGTCCGGAATTTCGGGAGTGGAAACGCAGGCGCCACCAATACCTTTCGGGTATTGGGCAGACGGGCAGGCATTGTAGTGATGCTGGTAGATATTTTTAAAGGCTGGACAGCTACTTCCCTGGCACTCATTCTATACTACCTCGATGCTATCTATTTTGAAGAAGTAAATCAGTTGAAATTATTATTTGGTATTCTTGCTGTTGCCGGACATATTTTTCCAGTATATGTAAATTTTAAAGGAGGAAAGGGAGTAGCTACTTTGTTTGGAATGGCTCTGTCCATTCACCTGGAAGCATCTTTATTGTGCGTACTGATATTTCTGATTGTGCTTTTTACTTCTAAGTATGTGTCATTAGGTTCCATGATAGCTACGCTGGCTTTCCCGATATTACTACTCATGCCCAGGTTTAATCCGGAAGAACCCCTGCTGATTATATTCGGTTTTGTATTGTTTGCCATTGTGGTGCTTACCCACCAGAAAAACATTGTCCGCCTGATCAATGGTGAGGAAAGCCGAACCAATATCCGGTTGAAGCGGAAATAG
- the prmA gene encoding 50S ribosomal protein L11 methyltransferase, whose translation MDFIAVKIEVDTAFSEILIAELAQIGFESFVETEQGVDAFIQDSLFEENELKSLQQKYEPQVRIHYTFEQTEQKNWNEEWEKSYHPIRIGNSCIVRASFHSIAESYPYEIIINPKMSFGTGHHETTALMLENQLEISHQEKQVLDVGCGTGILSIMACKLGAAALDAFDTDEWAVENTKENFEINHCQQTSVQQGTIKEVVLQEAYQIILANINRNVLLQEIPAYASLLGMDGCLLLSGFYERDIAEIEKIAVAQQLIKKNQKVKNEWASLVFQK comes from the coding sequence TTGGATTTTATAGCCGTAAAAATAGAGGTAGATACTGCCTTTTCGGAGATTTTAATTGCCGAACTGGCCCAGATTGGCTTTGAATCCTTCGTTGAAACGGAACAAGGGGTGGATGCCTTCATCCAGGACTCCCTCTTCGAAGAAAATGAGCTGAAAAGCCTCCAGCAAAAATATGAACCCCAGGTAAGAATACACTATACTTTTGAACAAACGGAGCAGAAAAACTGGAATGAGGAATGGGAAAAAAGTTATCATCCTATCCGCATCGGCAATTCCTGCATCGTGAGAGCCTCCTTCCATTCCATTGCCGAAAGCTATCCATATGAGATTATCATAAACCCAAAAATGTCGTTTGGCACAGGCCATCATGAAACTACTGCTTTGATGCTTGAAAATCAACTGGAGATTTCTCATCAGGAAAAACAGGTACTAGATGTAGGATGCGGAACAGGCATTTTATCGATTATGGCCTGCAAACTTGGCGCAGCAGCCCTAGATGCCTTCGATACAGATGAATGGGCGGTAGAAAATACAAAAGAAAATTTTGAGATCAATCACTGCCAGCAAACCAGCGTACAACAGGGAACCATTAAAGAAGTTGTTTTGCAAGAGGCATATCAAATTATTCTGGCAAATATCAACCGGAATGTGCTTTTACAGGAAATACCTGCCTATGCCTCCTTATTAGGTATGGATGGTTGTTTGCTGCTGAGCGGTTTTTATGAAAGGGATATTGCAGAAATTGAAAAAATTGCCGTTGCACAGCAGTTAATAAAGAAAAATCAGAAGGTTAAAAATGAATGGGCATCGCTGGTATTCCAGAAGTAA
- a CDS encoding DUF6150 family protein produces the protein MKYLLMLCFVLLLSFSGQQARAQNKRLCDIFGTVYFEQEKSFADFSIYIEEEESFADLVVFKEDNQLFADKSGNWFPTTNRGLAQYRIYIEKDKNRADFKVYYTETKSFAGCR, from the coding sequence ATGAAATACCTGTTAATGTTGTGTTTTGTACTACTGCTTAGTTTTTCCGGTCAGCAGGCAAGGGCACAAAACAAGCGGCTGTGTGATATTTTCGGCACCGTTTATTTTGAGCAAGAGAAATCCTTTGCCGATTTCTCAATTTATATTGAAGAGGAAGAAAGCTTTGCAGATCTGGTGGTTTTTAAAGAAGATAACCAGCTCTTTGCTGATAAAAGCGGCAACTGGTTTCCAACCACCAACAGAGGATTAGCGCAATACCGGATTTATATCGAGAAAGATAAAAACCGGGCTGATTTTAAAGTATATTATACGGAAACCAAATCTTTTGCCGGTTGCCGGTAA
- the tpiA gene encoding triose-phosphate isomerase, translated as MRKKIVAGNWKMNKTLSEAQQLASEVVNMVKDEVNSDVQVVLCPPFISLYAVGKLIESQSNISLGAQNCYHKASGAFTGEVSVDMLKSVGASYVIIGHSERRQYFNETNAQLAEKVNLLLAAQLQPIFCCGESLEQREKGIHFDFVRQQLTESLFHLDTSQIQKIVIAYEPIWAIGTGKTATSAQAQEMHAMLRKHLAGKYGEQMADNISILYGGSANPGNARELFACPDVDGGLIGGASLKSRDFTDIIKSF; from the coding sequence ATGAGAAAAAAAATTGTAGCAGGCAACTGGAAAATGAACAAAACCCTCAGCGAAGCACAGCAACTGGCCTCCGAAGTAGTAAATATGGTAAAAGACGAAGTAAATTCTGATGTTCAGGTAGTACTTTGCCCCCCATTTATATCTTTGTATGCTGTAGGCAAACTGATTGAATCTCAAAGCAATATTTCCCTGGGCGCTCAGAATTGTTATCATAAAGCTTCCGGTGCTTTTACAGGTGAAGTTTCTGTGGATATGCTCAAATCGGTTGGGGCATCATACGTAATTATCGGGCACAGTGAACGCCGGCAATATTTCAATGAAACCAATGCACAACTGGCTGAAAAAGTGAATCTGCTGTTAGCTGCTCAGTTACAACCTATTTTTTGCTGTGGAGAATCCCTGGAACAGCGCGAGAAAGGCATACATTTTGATTTTGTGCGCCAGCAACTAACAGAAAGTTTGTTCCATTTAGATACCAGCCAGATTCAAAAAATCGTTATTGCTTATGAACCCATCTGGGCAATTGGTACCGGTAAAACGGCTACCAGCGCACAAGCACAGGAAATGCATGCGATGTTACGGAAGCACTTGGCCGGTAAATATGGTGAGCAAATGGCAGATAACATCAGTATTTTATATGGAGGAAGCGCTAATCCAGGTAACGCCCGAGAGTTGTTTGCCTGTCCGGATGTAGATGGCGGATTGATAGGCGGGGCTTCCCTTAAATCCAGAGATTTTACGGATATTATTAAATCGTTTTAA
- a CDS encoding HAD family hydrolase, with amino-acid sequence MPIKVIAFDADDTLWVNEPYFQETEKEFCSLFEDYLPHHTVGRELLHTEIQNITLYGYGIKGFMLSMIETALKITNKTVSVEAVDKIIGYGKDLLARPIELLDGVEEVLTALKGHYRLVVATKGDLLDQERKLKKSGLEHYFHHIEIMSEKGEADYRKLLKHLDIKPDEFVMIGNSLKSDVLPVLNIGGHGIHVPYHITWAHERIEHNIEHENFRQVQQIKEIIPFLLSEINDGPEPGLH; translated from the coding sequence ATGCCTATTAAAGTAATTGCCTTCGATGCCGATGATACTCTCTGGGTCAATGAACCTTATTTCCAGGAAACAGAGAAGGAATTTTGTAGTTTATTTGAAGATTATCTGCCGCATCATACGGTTGGCCGGGAACTACTGCATACAGAAATCCAGAATATCACCCTTTATGGATATGGTATAAAAGGGTTTATGCTATCTATGATAGAAACTGCCTTAAAAATTACTAATAAGACTGTAAGTGTGGAAGCCGTTGATAAAATTATTGGGTATGGCAAAGACTTGCTGGCAAGACCAATCGAACTGCTTGATGGCGTGGAAGAAGTACTAACCGCCTTAAAAGGCCATTACCGGCTGGTAGTTGCAACCAAAGGAGATTTACTCGATCAGGAAAGAAAACTAAAAAAATCTGGCCTGGAACATTATTTTCACCACATCGAAATTATGTCGGAGAAGGGTGAAGCGGATTACCGGAAGCTTCTTAAACATCTGGATATTAAGCCTGATGAGTTTGTAATGATAGGCAACTCCTTAAAATCGGATGTACTACCTGTATTGAACATAGGTGGCCATGGTATACATGTGCCCTATCATATTACCTGGGCGCATGAACGCATTGAACACAATATTGAACATGAGAATTTCAGGCAGGTACAGCAGATCAAAGAAATAATCCCATTCCTGCTTTCAGAAATAAACGATGGTCCGGAACCAGGATTGCACTGA
- a CDS encoding NAD(P)H-binding protein: protein MQTILGAGGSIGQELAKELSAFTNQIRLVSRNPQKVNPTDELFPADLPNQAQIDKAVAGSEVVYITVGFAYDIKVWREKWPALMKHTIDACKKHKAKLVFFDNVYMYDRTHLYHMTEETPVKPSSKKGEVRAQIAGMLMDEVNRGSLTALIARSADFLGPKNSIIVETVYKNLLAGKKADWFADTSKLHSYTFTPDAAKATAILGNTPDAYNQVWHLPTSKPLTGKQWVELFAKEMGVKPDVRAVPLWLLGILGLFKPIMKELHEMAYQYDRDYVFKSDKFEKRFNFRPISPEEGVKTVIEMLQK from the coding sequence ATGCAAACCATTTTAGGCGCAGGCGGCTCTATTGGCCAGGAACTCGCTAAAGAACTTTCTGCCTTTACCAATCAGATCCGTCTGGTAAGCCGGAACCCGCAAAAAGTAAATCCTACAGATGAACTTTTTCCTGCCGACCTTCCCAATCAGGCGCAGATAGACAAAGCAGTCGCAGGCTCGGAGGTGGTGTATATTACAGTCGGTTTTGCTTATGATATAAAAGTATGGCGGGAAAAATGGCCTGCATTGATGAAACATACCATTGATGCCTGCAAGAAGCACAAGGCTAAACTTGTGTTTTTCGATAATGTGTATATGTATGACCGTACCCACCTGTACCACATGACGGAGGAAACGCCTGTAAAGCCTAGCAGCAAAAAAGGAGAAGTACGGGCACAAATTGCCGGAATGTTGATGGATGAAGTGAACCGGGGAAGTCTTACCGCCTTGATTGCAAGGTCAGCTGATTTTCTGGGACCTAAGAACAGTATTATTGTAGAAACAGTATATAAAAATTTACTGGCCGGCAAAAAAGCAGACTGGTTTGCCGATACCTCTAAACTTCATTCCTATACATTCACTCCGGATGCAGCCAAAGCCACAGCCATTCTGGGTAATACGCCAGATGCTTATAACCAGGTATGGCATTTGCCCACTTCCAAGCCCTTAACCGGCAAACAATGGGTAGAACTCTTTGCAAAGGAAATGGGCGTAAAACCAGATGTACGGGCAGTTCCTCTGTGGTTGCTAGGTATACTTGGCTTGTTTAAACCTATTATGAAGGAATTACATGAAATGGCGTATCAATACGACAGGGATTATGTTTTTAAAAGTGACAAATTTGAAAAGCGATTTAATTTTAGGCCTATCAGTCCGGAGGAAGGTGTAAAAACAGTGATTGAGATGCTTCAAAAATAA
- a CDS encoding class I SAM-dependent methyltransferase: protein MSDILGQALTDYVKGDKDAFLLIHTSYGEIETMPASVFFRDESYMPDLEKYMLSLCKGKVLDAGAGAGSHSLWLQEKGLEVTALDISPAAVHIMQQRGVRQAVCGDIFTYSGSRFNTILLIMNGIGIAQTVQNLRKLLKHLKKLLKPGGQILLDSCDISYLEEANIYTHYIGEVTYQFEYKNQKSAAFGWLYLDISTLHKIASEEGWHCQIIYEEDETYAARLVRV, encoded by the coding sequence ATGAGCGATATACTGGGACAGGCTTTAACTGATTATGTAAAGGGAGATAAAGATGCGTTTCTTCTGATACATACCAGCTATGGGGAAATAGAAACGATGCCAGCCAGTGTTTTTTTCCGGGACGAATCCTATATGCCCGACCTGGAAAAGTATATGCTCAGCCTTTGCAAAGGAAAAGTACTGGATGCAGGAGCAGGTGCGGGAAGCCATAGTTTGTGGCTGCAAGAAAAAGGATTGGAGGTAACTGCCCTGGATATTTCACCAGCTGCCGTACATATTATGCAGCAAAGGGGCGTCCGCCAGGCAGTCTGTGGTGATATTTTTACCTATTCAGGCTCCAGGTTTAATACTATTCTTCTCATTATGAATGGCATTGGCATTGCTCAGACAGTTCAGAATTTAAGAAAATTGCTCAAACATTTAAAAAAACTCCTAAAGCCTGGCGGGCAAATTCTGTTAGATTCCTGCGACATAAGTTACCTGGAAGAAGCCAATATTTACACCCATTATATCGGAGAAGTTACCTATCAGTTTGAATACAAAAATCAAAAAAGCGCAGCCTTCGGATGGCTCTATCTGGATATATCTACCCTCCATAAAATTGCCTCTGAAGAAGGCTGGCACTGCCAGATTATCTACGAAGAAGACGAAACCTATGCGGCCAGGCTTGTTAGGGTGTAA
- a CDS encoding mechanosensitive ion channel family protein codes for MIDNLKWILEFTIFKIKDYEISVFDLFIVVFIIIISRFLVWFIQKVLRKRIFSKGTIDEGRQFAFLQLIKYFVYLIAILFTFQALGISISLLLAGSAALLVGIGLGLQQTFNDLVSGLILLFEGSVRVGDIIEINTLIGRVTAIGIRTSKVETRDNVTIIVPNSKFIVDNVINWSHNKKLTRFSIPLTTSYRSDPVLVKQTLLACVKQHRDVAEKPAPLVRFQDFSENGMKFELLFWTYNVWRIESLKSEIRFSIFKMFKENNIRIPYPQRDLHIRKTDDTSEQ; via the coding sequence ATGATAGATAACCTGAAGTGGATTCTGGAGTTTACCATCTTCAAAATTAAAGATTATGAAATCTCCGTCTTTGATCTGTTCATTGTCGTTTTTATCATTATCATTAGCCGGTTTCTGGTTTGGTTTATTCAGAAAGTGCTCAGAAAAAGGATTTTTTCGAAAGGCACCATCGATGAAGGAAGACAATTCGCTTTTCTACAGCTGATCAAATACTTTGTTTACCTGATTGCCATCCTGTTTACCTTTCAGGCCCTGGGAATAAGTATTTCGCTTTTACTGGCTGGCTCAGCAGCGCTGCTGGTTGGAATTGGCCTAGGTTTACAACAAACCTTCAACGACCTGGTTTCAGGGCTTATCCTCTTATTTGAAGGCAGTGTCCGGGTAGGCGATATTATTGAAATTAATACCCTGATTGGGCGGGTGACTGCCATTGGCATACGTACGTCTAAAGTAGAAACACGTGATAATGTAACGATTATTGTGCCTAATTCTAAATTTATTGTAGACAATGTGATCAACTGGAGCCATAATAAAAAACTTACCAGGTTCAGTATTCCACTCACAACTTCTTACAGGAGCGATCCGGTTCTGGTAAAACAAACCCTGCTGGCTTGTGTCAAACAGCACCGGGATGTAGCTGAAAAACCGGCTCCTCTTGTCCGTTTTCAGGATTTTAGTGAAAATGGAATGAAATTCGAACTGCTTTTCTGGACCTATAATGTATGGCGGATCGAGAGCCTTAAAAGTGAAATCCGTTTTTCTATCTTCAAAATGTTCAAGGAAAATAATATCAGAATCCCATATCCCCAGCGGGATTTGCATATCCGGAAAACAGATGATACAAGTGAACAGTGA
- a CDS encoding PepSY-like domain-containing protein yields MKTNLIWVVLLSFFITLVSCEKNDSSPADDSQANEEDLTDFTLLAASSSTARLSDSTVTTNGEKKCNLTELDSSELPTEVTAYISTNFQSATIERAGKTSQGEFIVHIKKEDGTLAALLFDAEGNFISEKTHEGKHGTPVAIADLPESLTSYITNQYSGATIEKAIQDAEGNYIVAIKKSDGTFAGISFDASGTFKSELTLNSSFGRKGHKGRH; encoded by the coding sequence ATGAAAACGAACCTTATTTGGGTTGTTCTATTGAGTTTCTTTATTACGCTGGTGAGCTGCGAAAAAAATGACTCTTCCCCTGCCGACGATTCGCAGGCGAACGAAGAAGATTTAACAGATTTCACCTTACTGGCCGCAAGTTCGAGCACTGCCCGCTTGTCTGATAGTACAGTTACCACGAATGGCGAAAAAAAATGCAACCTCACAGAACTTGATTCCAGTGAGTTACCCACAGAAGTAACGGCTTACATCAGCACGAATTTTCAATCGGCAACCATTGAGCGGGCCGGAAAAACCAGCCAGGGAGAATTTATTGTACACATTAAAAAAGAGGATGGTACGCTTGCGGCCCTGCTGTTCGATGCGGAAGGTAACTTTATCAGCGAGAAAACGCATGAAGGCAAACATGGCACGCCTGTAGCAATAGCCGATCTACCAGAATCCCTAACTTCCTATATTACTAACCAGTATTCTGGTGCCACTATTGAGAAAGCCATACAGGATGCAGAAGGAAACTATATTGTGGCCATAAAAAAATCAGATGGAACATTTGCAGGTATCTCCTTTGATGCTTCAGGTACTTTTAAAAGTGAGCTTACCTTAAATAGTAGTTTTGGCCGTAAAGGTCATAAGGGAAGGCATTAA